Part of the Oceanidesulfovibrio indonesiensis genome is shown below.
CCGGGTTGCCGAAGAGTTTCGTCGCCACGGTATTGCCCATGACGCAGACCATGGCGCGTTCGTCCGTGTCCTTCTCTGTGATGAACCGGCCGTGGGCAAGCTGCAGGTTGCGCACGTTCCGGTATGCAGGGGTGGTGCCCACCACCATGGAGGGCACCTTGGTGGGGCCAAAGCGGACATCGAGCTGCTTGGTTACATACGGGGCGCCGCTCGTCGCCCAGGGCAAACCGTGGATGAGAGCCTGCGCGTCCGCCAGTGTGAATGTGGCTGCGCGGTCCGACGTGCTGACCGAACCGCTGCGACGAAAGCGCACGTCGCCTGCCAGAGCCATGAAGAGGTTGGGGCCCAGCTTTTCTATCTCGATCTCAGCCTTGCGTACCAGGCCGGAGGACACGTGCTGCACGCCGGTGAGTGCGAGCGCACCCAGAAAAATGCCCAGCATGGCAAGGACCGCCCGCAGCTTGTGGGCGGCCAGAGATGAGAGGGCGATCTTCAGGCTGAGAAACATGGCGAGTCCCGTGCGTGGCGCGGATGCGATTTGGCGGACGATCGTGCTTGCGGAAAAACGAGCATGGCAAGTATTACCCGAGACAGGAACCGGTCGCAAAGAGAAAAATTATTTGCGGGCAGGTTGTTACCTTTTCATTTGCCGGGAGTATATTAGGGTACCATGGAGCGTCTCCGGGAACGAGAGATCATAGGGCGCGTGCTTGCCGGAGAGCGGGAGCAGTTCGCCCACCTGGTGGACGCCTACAAGGGGCAGTTCTTTCATATCGCCTATATGATGACCGGATCCACCGAAGAAGCTGACGATCTGGTTCAGGAGACCTTCGCCAGGGTCTACGAGAACCTGTACCGGTTCGACGCGAACCGCCGTTTCTTCTCCTGGGCCTACACTATCTGCCTGAACACGACGCGGCGGCACTTGTCGAGGCGATCGCGGCAGGAGCAGGTTGGTCGGTCCGCGCCGGTGGCCGCTCCGGGCGGTCCGGACAATCCCGGAAGGGACGATGCGGGACTCAGCGAAGGAATCGCCATGTCGGGGGCGGTCGATTCCGCTGAAGAGCACTACTGCAGGCAGGAGCGGCTGGCCCGCCTCGGCTCCTCCCTGTCCATGCTGCCCGTTGAGATGCGAGAGGCCGTGGCGCTGCGATTCCTCAAAGAACTGAGCTTCAAGGAATTGGGCGAGATACTGGAAGTCTCCACTGAAGCGGCCAAGATGCGGGTCTATCGGGGGCTGGCCAGGCTCCGGGAGCTGATGGGCGAGGATTGAGCCAGTGTGATGTTCCGCAGATGCATGGCTGCTTCAACTCAGCTCCTGTGGCAGGGACGCTCGCCGAAAGGGCGGTTTCGGCTCGCTGCGGCGCATCTGGCGGCGATCCGCCAGCGGCGTGCAAGTGTCGCAGTGAAGCATTGTTTTGAGGCAGGGAGTCCTCTCGGTTGCGAGAGGGGGGAACAACCGAACAAGGTGACGTACGCACGATGCACGAGAAAAAATACGACGAATGCAATGAATTTACCGCCGAAGAATTCGAGCGACTCGATGCGTATGCCGACGAGATTAGTCGGCTGCTGGAGTCCAATGCGCCGCGCGTGGACGAGTCCATGACCAAACGCGTGATGGACCAGCTGCCATGCGCGCATTCCAGCGCTGCGGGCCGGGTGCTCGGCTCGGTGTACGGGTTCTTCGACTCG
Proteins encoded:
- a CDS encoding RNA polymerase sigma factor: MERLREREIIGRVLAGEREQFAHLVDAYKGQFFHIAYMMTGSTEEADDLVQETFARVYENLYRFDANRRFFSWAYTICLNTTRRHLSRRSRQEQVGRSAPVAAPGGPDNPGRDDAGLSEGIAMSGAVDSAEEHYCRQERLARLGSSLSMLPVEMREAVALRFLKELSFKELGEILEVSTEAAKMRVYRGLARLRELMGED